One region of Paralichthys olivaceus isolate ysfri-2021 chromosome 12, ASM2471397v2, whole genome shotgun sequence genomic DNA includes:
- the LOC109636337 gene encoding pancreatic secretory granule membrane major glycoprotein GP2 has protein sequence MAPASLVFAWLLFTMRMVISAVYLEPEEEELNETVICTNDQMEVVIPSVFFLNKEPPVYVWDLHLNDPECRGVEVGDDYVFSIKTNLSDCGTIMASDDTHIMFINTIHNNDSEVITRNYINITFVCRYPLNYMVQQPNGENMIRVDVRTITLNTEDGNFSVSMLLYKDEAFEDRWTTVPSLTLDEDIFVKVFMIPAHLMLRIERCWATPTSDPYSNIQYTFIRDSCPVLSNEQTLSLLRNGQGPEAMFRIQMFKFVGSSYTNVFLHCNIQICHNTPGLCQPNCSGEVSLMRMRRDVPLSHTVSYGPIRRLLNSEKPNLNAGGAPTVETFVLGGLLVILLLITGVFGRLWQRSRRFYPAREAQLTLSNIHHISEVAS, from the exons ATGGCACCTGCCAGTTTGGTTTTTGCCTGGTTACTGTTCACCATGAGGATGGTCATCTCGGCAGTGTATCTGGAGcctgaggaggagg AGCTCAATGAAACTGTCATTTGCACCAACGATCAAATGGAGGTTGTTATAcccagtgtttttttcctcaacaAAGAGCCTCCAGTTTAT GTCTGGgatttgcatttaaatgatCCGGAGTGCCGCGGGGTTGAGGTCGGAGATGACTACGTCTTCAGCATAAAGACAAATCTGTCAGACTGTGGGACTATAATG gcctcagatgacacacacatcatgttCATCAACACCATACACAACAACGATTCAGAAGTCATCACGAGAAACTACATCAACATAACGTTTGTGTGTCGCTATCCCCTCAACTACATGGTGCAGCAGCCCAACGGTGAAAACATGATCCGAGTGGACGTCAG AACGATAACTCTAAACACGGAGGACGGGAACTTCTCGGTGTCGATGTTGTTGTACAAAGACGAAGCCTTCGAGGACAGATGGACGACTGTGCCGTCGCTGACACTGGACGAAGACATTTTTGTTAAAGTGTTCATG ATACCGGCTCACCTGATGCTGCGTATCGAGAGGTGCTGGGCTACACCGACCAGTGACCCATACAGCAACATACAGTACACCTTCATCAGAGACAG CTGCCCGGTGCTGTCAAACGAGCAGACCCTGAGTCTGCTGAGGAACGGCCAGGGTCCGGAGGCCATGTTCAGGATACAAATGTTTAAGTTTGTTGGCAGCTCCTACACCAACGTCTTCCTCCACTGCAACATCCAGATCTGCCACAACACTCCGGGGCTGTGTCAGCCT AACTGCTCTGGTGAAGTCTCGTTAATGAGGATGCGCAGAGACGTCCCACTGTCCCACACAGTGTCTTATGGACCAATCAGACGGCTACTAAACAGTGAAAAGCCCAATCTGA ATGCAGGCGGAGCCCCCACCGTGGAGACTTTTGTCCTCGGAGGACTGCTGGTTATCTTGCTGCTCATCACAGGGGTGTTTGGGCGGCTGTGGCAGCGCTCGAGGCGTTTCTACCCAGCCAGGGAGGCGCAGCTCACTCTGTCCAACATTCACCACATCTCAGAGGTGGCCTCGTGA